One stretch of Streptomyces peucetius DNA includes these proteins:
- a CDS encoding serine/threonine-protein kinase — translation MQPLGTGDSLRIGPYRLFGVLGQGGMGKVYFGQDSSGRRAAVKVLRPELAHDQSLAQRFVREAQMAQSVTSAGVARVLGTHTDSGRPWIATEFLAGPTLDDAIRNHGPLDEPTLRAMASSLARTLAEIHAAGLIHRDLKPANIVLTSAGPRIIDFGIARPEHGLTLTTTGQVPVTPGFGAPEQVLGQRVGPAADMFSLGAVLFYAITGAQAFTGTHVAAVQYEVVHGEPSLNRVPPLLSPLIGPCLAKEPAHRPTPDQLAAVLTAARGMERVWRLGPLAADIKERERTIHHLTTVVAASGSGGMSRRRLLSALAAGSAVLAAGVGATAWWVGRQGNSGPYSLPPAADTPAADPTAATAEEPKPLWGPVQLLDKTTGGLVPVRDVVLAIGVPEGGLAAHDVVDGKRRWHASGPVAAAGIVTLSDALVAAVDQKGDVVTFVAASGEARWSVAVDAKYVLAADDSALYVITTNDRLRSISRSDGSIFWTVRPRVLLDAETRPRSVAGGGRLLIATAKGRVMAVDTVDGHEVWNIDDQSPMGRAGLAPVLHKDTILINGATLTVRNLTDGAERWAKTDTVDGKVQASGPPLVQDDIAYCARGSYILAFDVTDGTEVWRSPRGSYMDSSVAVQSDAVSVISPGADGGEGWEIHAMSRTADKHVWSRPLPTDAGSYWVHGDGNRFFVRAGAEVVALPVFE, via the coding sequence GTGCAACCACTCGGCACCGGCGACTCCCTCCGGATCGGACCATACCGGCTCTTCGGCGTTCTCGGGCAGGGCGGAATGGGCAAGGTCTACTTCGGCCAGGACTCCTCCGGCAGGAGGGCCGCAGTGAAGGTACTCCGCCCCGAACTGGCCCACGACCAAAGCCTGGCGCAGCGCTTCGTCCGCGAGGCGCAGATGGCGCAATCCGTCACCAGCGCCGGTGTGGCGCGGGTGCTCGGCACACACACCGACAGCGGGCGGCCGTGGATCGCCACCGAGTTCCTGGCCGGTCCGACGCTGGACGATGCCATCCGCAATCACGGACCACTCGACGAGCCGACACTGCGTGCCATGGCCTCCTCGCTGGCCCGGACACTGGCTGAAATCCATGCGGCCGGGCTGATCCACCGCGACCTCAAGCCGGCCAACATCGTTCTCACCTCGGCCGGACCGCGCATCATCGACTTCGGCATCGCCCGGCCGGAACACGGGCTCACTCTCACGACGACTGGCCAGGTCCCCGTCACCCCCGGCTTCGGTGCTCCCGAGCAGGTGCTGGGGCAGCGCGTCGGGCCGGCAGCGGACATGTTCTCGCTGGGAGCCGTGCTGTTCTACGCGATCACCGGCGCCCAGGCGTTCACCGGAACCCACGTCGCTGCGGTGCAGTACGAGGTCGTGCACGGAGAACCCAGCTTAAACCGGGTTCCGCCGCTTCTCTCGCCGCTCATCGGCCCATGCCTCGCCAAGGAGCCGGCACACCGGCCGACTCCCGATCAGTTGGCTGCGGTGCTCACCGCTGCCCGCGGCATGGAACGGGTCTGGCGCCTCGGACCGCTGGCGGCGGACATCAAGGAGCGGGAACGCACCATCCACCACCTGACCACGGTGGTCGCTGCCTCCGGTTCCGGTGGAATGTCACGACGGCGCCTGCTCTCCGCACTCGCGGCGGGGAGCGCAGTGCTCGCCGCAGGGGTCGGGGCCACAGCCTGGTGGGTGGGCCGTCAAGGCAACTCGGGCCCCTACTCCCTGCCGCCGGCAGCGGACACCCCGGCGGCCGATCCGACCGCAGCGACGGCAGAGGAGCCCAAGCCGCTGTGGGGCCCTGTGCAACTACTCGACAAGACGACGGGCGGACTTGTACCTGTACGCGATGTCGTGCTCGCCATCGGCGTACCGGAGGGTGGACTGGCTGCCCACGACGTCGTCGATGGCAAGCGCCGCTGGCACGCCTCCGGTCCGGTAGCGGCCGCCGGCATCGTCACCCTGTCGGACGCTCTCGTCGCGGCCGTGGACCAGAAGGGCGATGTAGTGACGTTCGTCGCCGCGTCGGGCGAGGCTCGGTGGTCCGTCGCCGTAGACGCGAAGTACGTCCTCGCCGCCGACGACTCGGCCTTGTACGTCATCACGACGAACGACCGGCTCCGCAGCATCAGCCGTTCCGACGGGAGCATATTCTGGACCGTCCGCCCCAGGGTCCTGCTGGATGCCGAGACCCGTCCGCGGAGCGTCGCCGGGGGCGGCCGACTATTGATCGCGACGGCCAAGGGCCGCGTCATGGCCGTCGACACTGTCGACGGCCATGAGGTGTGGAACATCGACGACCAGTCCCCCATGGGGCGGGCAGGCCTCGCCCCAGTGCTGCACAAGGACACGATCCTGATCAACGGTGCCACGCTGACCGTTCGCAACCTGACGGACGGCGCCGAACGGTGGGCAAAGACCGACACTGTCGACGGCAAAGTGCAGGCCTCGGGCCCTCCTCTCGTCCAGGACGACATCGCGTACTGCGCACGGGGCTCGTACATACTGGCCTTCGACGTCACGGACGGCACAGAAGTCTGGAGATCACCAAGGGGCTCCTACATGGACAGCTCCGTGGCTGTACAGAGCGACGCCGTGTCCGTCATCAGCCCCGGCGCAGACGGTGGGGAGGGCTGGGAGATCCATGCGATGTCGCGTACGGCCGACAAGCACGTCTGGAGCCGCCCGCTGCCGACCGACGCCGGCTCCTACTGGGTGCACGGGGACGGCAACCGCTTCTTCGTGAGGGCGGGGGCGGAGGTGGTGGCTCTGCCGGTGTTCGAGTGA
- a CDS encoding protein kinase domain-containing protein has product MTHDDPGEIGGFRLLARLGHGGMGTVYLARTAEGRTVALKTMHASIAADPAARTRFRLETDAARIIGDHHGAAVVDADPAAETPWLATEYVLGPPLDDAVELCGPLPETTVRALGAALFGALSQLHASEVVHRDLKPSNIMVTAYGPKIIDFGIARAAGDDRLTRTGTAAGTPAYMSPEQATGQEHTPAGDVFALAGVLVFAATGHGPFGGGQAADLLYRVRYADPDLSGVPTGIVPFLSRCLDKDPARRPRTDEAISQLHSGHGHFADHLPDALLADIARRATAVWQPHPQRLSPPSGHTTETSSSTGPRTYSRRGLLTIGGASLAGAAAVGAGIWAWANAGGAGDRADGKSKSPAPVAAKGDWLWELPLRLEGASLAPPVPLNFGPMLAIADDDGVRTIDINTGSVDNPSLLKGPAHRCTHDGDTARVYASEVVHAGNHPLTISSINFGRSPNPFTAELKEYNGALPATQLLSAYAEVVFVAAGQGEHSGTGIGYGDSQEWHLIAVDARTAKVLWRHLLPSRPAASDRLHFLAARAVKDHLVVLQEMSDGTVFLAVHDSRRGRELWRQELDVPEPEAIRGVLEANDWYVFPPSGPLRALALKDGKEAWSFGPGRAKARTGPPVIGSLELFAVEEGFGLIAIDWVTGELVRRAPDRNGADLDVTLPPAPGVGKVYSYSSKSGLLRSYSVKTGETVTARKARGDLFHGFHGIPAAIVAIGGDYLAAYPYD; this is encoded by the coding sequence TTGACCCACGACGACCCGGGCGAGATCGGCGGCTTCCGGCTCCTCGCCCGCCTCGGTCACGGCGGCATGGGCACCGTCTACCTTGCGCGCACCGCCGAGGGGCGCACGGTCGCGCTCAAGACGATGCATGCCTCGATCGCCGCCGATCCGGCCGCCCGCACCCGATTCCGCCTGGAGACGGACGCCGCGCGCATCATCGGCGACCACCACGGCGCCGCCGTCGTCGACGCCGATCCCGCGGCCGAAACCCCCTGGCTCGCCACCGAGTATGTTCTGGGCCCGCCCCTCGACGACGCCGTCGAACTGTGCGGCCCACTCCCCGAGACCACAGTCCGGGCCCTGGGCGCGGCCCTCTTCGGAGCGCTCTCCCAGCTCCACGCGTCCGAGGTCGTCCACCGTGACCTCAAGCCGTCGAACATCATGGTCACCGCCTACGGGCCCAAGATCATCGACTTCGGCATCGCCCGCGCCGCCGGCGACGACCGCCTCACCCGCACCGGCACCGCCGCGGGCACCCCCGCCTACATGTCGCCGGAGCAGGCCACCGGCCAGGAGCACACTCCCGCCGGCGACGTCTTCGCCCTGGCCGGCGTTCTCGTCTTCGCCGCAACCGGACACGGTCCTTTCGGCGGCGGCCAAGCTGCCGACCTTCTCTACCGCGTCCGGTACGCCGACCCCGACCTGTCGGGAGTGCCGACGGGGATCGTGCCGTTCCTGAGCCGTTGCCTCGACAAGGATCCGGCCAGGCGGCCGAGGACCGACGAAGCAATCAGTCAACTTCACTCCGGGCACGGGCACTTCGCCGACCACCTTCCCGACGCGCTACTCGCCGACATCGCCCGCCGTGCCACCGCTGTCTGGCAACCCCACCCGCAGCGACTCTCCCCGCCCTCCGGCCACACCACCGAGACCTCCTCTTCCACTGGACCTCGCACCTACAGCAGGCGTGGCCTGCTCACCATCGGAGGCGCGAGTCTTGCCGGTGCCGCGGCGGTCGGCGCAGGCATCTGGGCGTGGGCGAACGCTGGAGGCGCCGGCGACCGCGCGGACGGCAAGAGCAAGTCACCCGCCCCGGTGGCCGCGAAGGGCGACTGGCTGTGGGAGCTTCCGCTGCGCCTCGAGGGCGCTTCGCTGGCCCCGCCGGTGCCGCTCAATTTCGGCCCGATGCTCGCCATCGCCGACGACGACGGGGTGCGGACCATCGACATCAACACAGGCAGCGTCGACAATCCCTCGCTACTGAAGGGTCCGGCACACCGGTGCACTCACGACGGGGACACGGCCCGCGTGTACGCCTCAGAAGTTGTACACGCTGGCAACCACCCGCTCACCATCTCGTCGATCAACTTCGGCCGGAGTCCGAATCCGTTCACCGCCGAGCTGAAGGAGTACAACGGAGCCCTGCCCGCCACGCAACTCCTGAGCGCCTACGCCGAAGTAGTCTTTGTCGCGGCAGGGCAGGGCGAGCATTCCGGTACCGGAATCGGCTACGGCGATTCCCAAGAGTGGCATCTGATAGCTGTCGACGCGCGCACCGCCAAGGTGTTGTGGCGGCATCTCCTTCCCTCTCGGCCGGCAGCATCGGACCGGTTGCACTTCCTGGCTGCGCGCGCCGTCAAGGACCATCTGGTCGTGTTGCAGGAAATGTCCGACGGCACAGTCTTCCTGGCTGTCCACGACTCGCGTCGAGGAAGGGAGTTGTGGCGGCAAGAACTTGACGTGCCGGAACCTGAGGCGATCCGTGGAGTCCTCGAGGCCAACGACTGGTACGTCTTCCCCCCATCGGGCCCTCTTCGCGCTCTCGCGCTCAAGGACGGCAAGGAGGCTTGGTCCTTCGGACCGGGACGTGCGAAAGCACGCACAGGGCCGCCCGTTATAGGTTCGCTTGAATTGTTCGCTGTCGAAGAGGGGTTTGGCCTTATCGCCATCGATTGGGTTACGGGCGAACTGGTGCGGCGGGCTCCCGACCGCAACGGTGCCGACCTCGATGTGACGCTGCCACCCGCCCCCGGCGTTGGCAAAGTCTACTCGTACAGCAGTAAATCCGGCTTGCTGCGCTCATACTCCGTGAAAACCGGCGAGACCGTCACGGCCCGCAAGGCCCGGGGAGATTTGTTTCATGGCTTCCACGGCATCCCAGCAGCAATCGTCGCCATCGGCGGGGACTACCTCGCCGCCTATCCATACGACTGA
- a CDS encoding WXG100 family type VII secretion target — protein sequence MGMNSYDELVVKYGALDATATVLGNQAKKLEEDLAAIKAAMASVAAGWEGEAHAAYVQEQGKWDQQARIIHDALDGIGRIVRNAGGDYMGGDKKAASYFL from the coding sequence ATGGGCATGAACTCGTACGACGAGCTCGTCGTCAAGTACGGAGCTCTCGACGCGACGGCGACTGTGCTCGGTAACCAGGCCAAGAAGCTCGAAGAGGACCTGGCGGCCATCAAGGCGGCCATGGCCAGCGTCGCCGCCGGCTGGGAGGGCGAGGCACACGCTGCCTACGTCCAGGAGCAGGGGAAGTGGGACCAGCAGGCCAGGATCATCCACGATGCCCTCGACGGGATCGGTCGGATCGTCCGCAACGCGGGCGGCGACTACATGGGTGGCGACAAGAAGGCCGCCAGCTACTTCCTCTAG
- a CDS encoding DUF6571 family protein, protein MDFEDLHSAKFALLDDLVTDWSSMLTKLKTLETDAKDGLQGKALKANWAGYNATVSREFIIKSAGEFGDAHTQATSIHNILRDTRDELKTQQRLLKEAIERGRGKNLTVTANGGGFTVRENPDKKAPNGEQDVTGLREELQGILNQATEIDNSASKTLKALVDLTDYGFSDAKYKDRDTADTALKEAEKLAALAKKKPEDLTPADFDTLNAGLKKYSGDELFAEHFATTLGAQGTLNFWAGINNPHLAYELGSQRVEQYGDLQKHLSLTLATATQADSPEMWRWKGDMVNLGDQPISKNSPTMGFQVMSNLMRWGDFDDQFLNSYGTKLIETEKKLTDNGSHPPLAWQHMGMDPLLNRTGSDSGSDPMTGFMKALSNSPDAATEFFNADFVTKDEDHEFEEDADGNGKNEKRELSNFDYLFEERDWPEDRTNKGDESIAGRNNMALALEAATTGHPAGEMPTQYTEPHNEGQATLMSDLVASISEDPKRLTDHAHMSDSVGQITSEYLPDINRALADDPHGNTDKLFPLAGTQAQLEHKDVTALLVTVGQSPDGHAAVEVGQKAYMASLMDYHLNPDLPADQRYPHSPEETIQAISRRSGEVSGSLAIGMQEAILGPASKEAKEFSDSVAQQKNAWSGAIGTGIGVGVSFIATPVGGAVAGGVAGTVSGMVLEHIFQQSETDVLTEASKEAGALWEKNRDLSAEHSQMAAIDAAKAHGLPYQDQVADWALEGRDDGFNDAATNAQRMADHLTTEVPAA, encoded by the coding sequence ATGGACTTCGAAGACCTTCACTCCGCGAAATTCGCGCTGCTCGACGACCTGGTGACCGACTGGTCGAGCATGCTCACCAAACTGAAGACGCTCGAGACGGACGCCAAGGACGGCCTGCAGGGCAAGGCGCTCAAGGCGAACTGGGCAGGCTACAACGCGACAGTCTCCCGGGAGTTCATAATCAAGTCCGCCGGTGAATTCGGCGACGCGCATACCCAGGCAACGTCGATCCACAACATCCTGCGGGACACACGCGACGAGCTGAAGACGCAGCAGCGCCTGCTCAAGGAGGCCATCGAGCGGGGCCGGGGCAAGAACCTGACGGTCACCGCGAACGGTGGAGGCTTCACCGTACGGGAGAACCCCGACAAGAAGGCCCCCAACGGAGAGCAGGACGTCACCGGTCTCCGTGAAGAACTGCAGGGCATCCTGAACCAGGCCACGGAGATCGACAACTCCGCGTCGAAAACGCTCAAGGCGTTGGTGGACCTTACGGACTACGGCTTCTCCGACGCGAAGTACAAGGACCGCGACACGGCGGACACCGCGCTGAAGGAGGCGGAGAAGCTCGCCGCCCTGGCGAAGAAGAAGCCGGAGGACCTCACCCCGGCGGACTTCGACACACTCAATGCCGGGCTGAAGAAGTACTCCGGTGACGAGCTGTTCGCCGAGCACTTCGCCACCACGCTCGGGGCGCAGGGCACGCTGAACTTCTGGGCGGGCATCAACAACCCCCATCTCGCCTACGAGTTGGGTTCCCAGCGTGTGGAGCAGTACGGGGACCTGCAGAAGCACCTGAGTCTCACCCTCGCCACGGCGACGCAGGCGGACAGTCCGGAGATGTGGAGGTGGAAGGGCGACATGGTCAACCTCGGTGACCAGCCCATCTCCAAGAACAGCCCCACCATGGGCTTCCAGGTCATGAGCAACCTCATGCGCTGGGGCGACTTCGACGACCAGTTCCTCAACAGCTACGGCACCAAGCTGATCGAGACGGAGAAGAAGCTCACGGACAACGGGAGCCACCCTCCGCTGGCTTGGCAGCACATGGGCATGGACCCCCTGCTGAACCGGACAGGATCGGACTCGGGGTCCGACCCGATGACGGGCTTCATGAAGGCCCTTTCGAACAGTCCCGACGCCGCCACGGAGTTCTTCAACGCCGACTTCGTCACGAAGGACGAGGACCACGAGTTCGAAGAGGACGCCGACGGCAACGGCAAGAACGAGAAGAGGGAACTCAGCAACTTCGACTACCTCTTCGAGGAGCGGGACTGGCCCGAGGACCGAACCAACAAGGGCGACGAGAGCATCGCCGGCCGCAACAACATGGCGCTGGCCCTGGAGGCGGCCACGACCGGCCATCCGGCGGGCGAAATGCCCACCCAGTACACGGAGCCGCACAACGAGGGTCAGGCCACCCTCATGTCGGACCTCGTCGCCTCGATCTCGGAGGACCCGAAGCGACTCACGGACCACGCGCACATGTCCGACAGCGTGGGGCAGATCACCTCCGAGTACCTGCCGGACATCAACCGCGCGCTCGCGGACGATCCGCACGGGAACACCGACAAGCTCTTCCCCCTGGCGGGCACCCAGGCCCAACTCGAGCACAAGGACGTGACGGCTCTGCTGGTCACCGTGGGGCAGAGCCCCGACGGGCACGCGGCCGTCGAAGTGGGTCAGAAGGCCTACATGGCCAGTCTCATGGACTACCACCTCAATCCGGATCTGCCGGCGGACCAGCGCTATCCCCACTCCCCCGAGGAGACGATCCAGGCGATCTCCCGGCGTTCCGGCGAAGTCAGCGGGTCACTCGCCATCGGCATGCAGGAAGCCATCCTGGGCCCGGCCTCGAAGGAGGCGAAGGAGTTCTCGGACTCGGTCGCGCAGCAGAAGAACGCGTGGTCCGGCGCCATCGGAACCGGCATCGGCGTCGGCGTGAGCTTCATCGCCACGCCGGTGGGCGGAGCAGTCGCCGGCGGAGTCGCGGGTACAGTCAGCGGGATGGTCCTCGAGCACATCTTCCAGCAGTCCGAGACCGACGTGCTGACGGAGGCCAGCAAGGAGGCGGGCGCCTTGTGGGAGAAGAACAGGGATCTGAGCGCGGAGCACTCCCAAATGGCGGCCATCGACGCGGCCAAGGCGCACGGGCTTCCCTACCAGGACCAGGTGGCGGACTGGGCCCTGGAGGGACGCGACGACGGTTTCAACGACGCGGCCACCAACGCCCAGCGCATGGCGGACCACCTCACCACGGAGGTTCCCGCCGCATGA
- a CDS encoding WXG100 family type VII secretion target, which produces MSQGQRLSDEQVGRLQRELFEKFNSLKGQLQQIQGTIDSLEGQWKGIGAGAFNKKQGDINEAMVGLGNILAKFLEATSQSRKIKDGTEDDIRAAVQSINVDLGVGTTAKSNLSGL; this is translated from the coding sequence GTGTCACAGGGCCAGCGGCTTTCAGACGAGCAAGTAGGCCGGCTCCAGAGGGAGCTCTTCGAGAAGTTCAACTCTCTCAAGGGTCAGCTCCAGCAGATTCAGGGCACGATCGACAGCCTTGAGGGCCAGTGGAAGGGCATCGGCGCCGGAGCCTTCAACAAGAAGCAAGGGGACATCAACGAGGCCATGGTGGGGCTCGGCAACATCCTTGCGAAGTTCCTCGAGGCGACGAGCCAGTCGAGGAAGATCAAGGACGGTACGGAGGACGACATCCGTGCCGCCGTGCAGAGCATCAACGTTGACCTCGGTGTGGGTACGACGGCGAAGTCGAACCTCAGCGGCCTCTAA